The following proteins are encoded in a genomic region of Periophthalmus magnuspinnatus isolate fPerMag1 chromosome 10, fPerMag1.2.pri, whole genome shotgun sequence:
- the ccdc71 gene encoding coiled-coil domain-containing protein 71, producing MKMSVEVRGPLVSRPVAFTNEEQRVIHSWSRVSSAGHDVILDALHILSPKSRDLSNTDQLLSFLQELRDEGHRPTILRSKDVYQYRSCMTLPLTESMLKQANKNARQAAKKKKKPPKKREVHPSWSCDRSRPRIKGVRPPEPRLNSRPVFVLSRPSVRTQDPPVQPCLLLTNIQGQSGYHTARLQIQPTFSPAVKPAAGLPPLSPVPPPSGLPSQFPLQNGVVALFSQKTQSCPASRSDGALIGDSAPVFDAQTQLQTRSNQWHPPRRSPKETRNGWKEKDRRSLQAKAIKVDESRSVTEARLKAQKIMQVNLSPVIKIQPFHRILRDFRYQIK from the coding sequence ATGAAGATGTCGGTGGAGGTGCGAGGTCCTCTGGTCAGTCGACCCGTAGCCTTCACcaatgaggagcagagggtgaTCCACTCCTGGTCGCGGGTCTCTTCAGCGGGACACGATGTCATCCTGGACGCGCTCCACATCCTCAGCCCCAAATCCAGGGACCTCTCCAACACAGACCAGCTGCTCAGCTTCCTCCAGGAGTTGCGCGATGAGGGTCACAGACCCACCATCCTACGGAGCAAAGACGTTTACCAATACCGCTCCTGCATGACCCTGCCTCTCACGGAGAGCATGCTCAAACAGGCCAATAAGAATGCCAGACAGGCCgccaaaaaaaagaagaaaccaCCTAAAAAGAGGGAGGTGCATCCGTCGTGGAGTTGTGATCGGAGCCGGCCCAGGATCAAGGGAGTGCGTCCCCCGGAGCCCAGACTGAACTCCAGGCCAGTATTTGTCTTGAGCAGACCCTCTGTGCGAACCCAGGACCCCCCAGTGCagccctgtctcctcctcacaaacatcCAGGGCCAGTCGGGTTACCACACGGCTCGGCTCCAGATCCAACCCACCTTTAGCCCTGCTGTTAAACCCGCTGCCGGACTTCCCCCGCTCTCCCCTGTGCCTCCCCCCTCCGGACTGCCCTCGCAATTCCCCCTGCAGAACGGTGTGGTGGCCCTGTTTAGTCAAAAAACGCAGTCATGTCCTGCCTCGAGGTCAGATGGCGCTCTAATCGGGGACTCTGCACCGGTTTTTGACGCACAGACTCAGCTTCAAACACGGAGCAACCAGTGGCACCCGCCCCGCCGAAGCCCAAAAGAGACACGAAATGGCTGGAAGGAGAAGGACAGGAGGAGCCTTCAAGCCAAAGCTATAAAAGTGGATGAATCGCGATCAGTCACAGAGGCGAGGTTAAAGGCCCAAAAGATCATGCAG